A region from the Branchiostoma floridae strain S238N-H82 chromosome 9, Bfl_VNyyK, whole genome shotgun sequence genome encodes:
- the LOC118422136 gene encoding uncharacterized protein LOC118422136: MSAASQSIYENETEEAMSAASQSIYGNANKEAMSAASQSIYGNENKEAMSAASQSIYGNENEEATSAASQSIYGNETEEAMSAASQSIYRNENEEAMSVASQSIYRNENEEAMSAAFQPIYGNEKEEAMSAASQSIYGNETEEAMSASSQSIYRYENEEAMSAASQSIYGNANKEAMSAASQSIYGNENEGSMSAASQSIYENETKEAVSAASQPIYKKETEEAMSAASQSIYGDENEEAVSTASQAIYKKETEEAMSAASHSIYENENEEMVAVVFQSIYRKEDD, from the coding sequence ATGTCTGCTGCTTCTCAGTCCATCTATGAGAACGAGACGGAGGAGGCAATGTCTGCTGCTTCTCAGTCCATCTATGGGAACGCGAATAAGGAGGCAATGTCTGCTGCTTCTCAGTCCATCTATGGGAACGAGAATAAGGAGGCAATGTCTGCTGCTTCTCAGTCCATCTATGGGAACGAGAATGAGGAGGCAACGTCTGCTGCTTCTCAGTCCATCTATGGAAATGAGACTGAGGAGGCAATGTCTGCTGCTTCTCAGTCCATCTATAGGAACGAGAACGAGGAGGCAATGTCTGTTGCTTCTCAGTCCATCTATAGGAACGAGAACGAGGAGGCAATGTCTGCTGCTTTTCAGCCCATTTATGGGAACGAAAAGGAGGAGGCAATGTCTGCTGCTTCTCAGTCCATCTATGGGAACGAGACTGAGGAGGCCATGTCTGCCTCTTCTCAGTCCATCTATAGGTACGAGAACGAGGAGGCAATGTCTGCTGCTTCTCAGTCCATCTATGGGAACGCGAATAAGGAGGCAATGTCTGCTGCTTCTCAGTCCATCTATGGGAACGAGAATGAGGGGTCAATGTCTGCTGCTTCTCAGTCCATCTATGAGAACGAGACGAAGGAGGCAGTATCTGCTGCTTCTCAGCCTATTTATAAGAAGGAGACTGAGGAGGCAATGTCTGCTGCTTCTCAGTCCATCTATGGGGACGAGAACGAGGAGGCAGTATCTACTGCTTCTCAGGCTATTTATAAGAAGGAGACTGAGGAGGCAATGTCTGCTGCTTCTCATTCTATTTATGAAAACGAAAACGAGGAGATGGTGGCTGTCGTTTTTCAGTCCATTTACCGAAAAGAGGATGATTAG